From a single Rutidosis leptorrhynchoides isolate AG116_Rl617_1_P2 chromosome 5, CSIRO_AGI_Rlap_v1, whole genome shotgun sequence genomic region:
- the LOC139850003 gene encoding uncharacterized protein: MTGDSNPSTTANTGKEPYDPLKPTDDSGYETPDDSIKRTWLQFDDDDEANKRDVEETGTPEANLSQLKPIGGEEAIRFLAKGGFVLPSLMSKGGEKPTGMSKVHPRSSTRSTSETGKSSGKTRAEARKDLIENLILAAPESMSAQVEQPGVADNMLNNWYAMMGDNVKRTFEVSAMLEKFTREIATHPLPAVLTTPLTLGMYDDTMDPEDFLQKFEHAIKTQHWDSPTACHMFPGQLQAVAREWFAKLPALSISSYTDLRTKFVQRFQNFKRTELTHLDAYSIKMRTRESLMNFTSRFTAECQKIPDLPESQQISAYIMGICQTRYLSLVKSMRRKLPKTFVEAVKMVKDYVRSEEFADAAVGDHSTTDRHDKDDKGNSKGNAGNKYKGSGSGNNRGYGRSSHKSDHRNSYRPYERYAPKRLSAEEESLIKSLSKTSKEILTTEELSKDFPPPKPMQPRFAVDESKWCIFHEDKGHDVDDCRELKKVIVERLKLGEFSHLKPSRVKTPGAKKFSWQRGKEKAPEKHIRMIQMWNAGHVRKAEVLEEWECAPITFPAFWRVCPTDFPVTITATVGRCKVSRIYVDIGSAVDVLYEHCFLQLPQDVQDKLKPPLHPVAGFKGETTWPLGQVNIDVTLEENKKRLTVALNFVVVRSQSKYNIIMGWKALCEFGAIVSTVHRMMKFPTPLGVATIYSDRIPIVGQVEQPLQGTAPVEHEGSVIINHSFPEKTVQIGQTLSDATKSALCELLTNNADVFAWQESDMKGVPRTVAEHRLNANPSITPVRQKKWGMAPERSAFLKNEVEKLVQADILREVKY, translated from the coding sequence ATGACAGGCGATTCCAATCCGTCAACAACCGCCAACACTGGCAAAGAACCGTACGATCCTTTGAAGCCCACTGACGATAGCGGCTACGAGACACCAGACGACTCTATCAAGCGTACTTGGTTGCAATTCGACGATGATGATGAGGCCAATAAGCGTGACGTCGAGGAGACAGGAACCCCAGAAGCCAACTTAAGCCAGCTTAAACCCATCGGTGGCGAAGAAGCGATACGTTTTTTGGCAAAAGGAGGATTTGTTTTACCGTCGCTCATGTCCAAAGGCGGTGAAAAACCAACTGGTATGTCCAAAGTCCATCCACGAAGCTCTACACGTTCAACGTCAGAGACTGGTAAGAGTTCTGGCAAAACCAGAGCGGAAGCACGAAAGGACTTAATCGAGAACTTAATTCTAGCCGCACCGGAATCCATGAGCGCTCAGGTCGAGCAGCCTGGCGTGGCGGATAACATGTTGAACAATTGGTACGCTATGATGGGAGACAACGTTAAGCGAACGTTTGAAGTTTCCGCGATGTTGGAGAAGTTTACTCGAGAGATAGCCACCCATCCGTTGCCCGCCGTCCTTACTACCCCTCTTACGCTAGGGATGTATGACGACACCATGGATCCGGAAGACTTTCTGCAGAAATTCGAACACGCCATCAAGACGCAGCATTGGGACAGTCCGACGGCGTGCCACATGTTCCCGGGACAGCTGCAAGCCGTCGCGAGAGAATGGTTCGCCAAGTTACCTGCCTTAAGCATTTCCAGCTACACCGACCTCAGAACTAAGTTCGTGCAACGTTTCCAGAACTTTAAACGCACCGAACTCACTCACCTAGATGCGTACAGCATCAAGATGAGGACGCGTGAATCCCTGATGAATTTCACTTCTCGCTTCACGGCGGAGTGCCAAAAGATCCCCGATCTGCCTGAATCGCAGCAGATCTCCGCGTACATCATGGGAATCTGTCAAACCCGTTATTTGTCGTTAGTAAAATCGATGCGGCGTAAGCTGCCGAAGACGTTCGTTGAGGCCGTGAAAATGGTAAAGGATTATGTACGTTCCGAGGAGTTTGCAGATGCTGCCGTTGGGGACCACAGCACAACGGACCGGCACGATAAAGACGATAAGGGAAACAGCAAAGGCAACGCAGGTAACAAGTACAAAGGAAGTGGAAGCGGCAACAACAGGGGCTACGGGCGTTCCAGCCACAAGTCTGACCACCGTAACAGCTATCGTCCTTACGAACGGTACGCCCCAAAAAGGTTGTCGGCAGAAGAGGAGAGTTTGATAAAATCGTTGTCGAAAACGTCTAAGGAAATTCTGACAACGGAGGAACTAAGCAAAGATTTTCCGCCGCCGAAACCAATGCAGCCACGCTTCGCTGTGGATGAAAGTAAGTGGTGTATTTTTCATGAAGATAAGGGGCATGATGTGGATGACTGTAGGGAACTTAAAAAGGTGATAGTCGAACGATTGAAGCTTGGGGAATTTTCCCATCTGAAGCCGTCACGTGTTAAAACCCCCGGGGCAAAGAAATTTTCTTGGCAAAGAGGAAAAGAAAAAGCTCCTGAAAAGCACATTCGCATGATACAAATGTGGAACGCAGGTCACGTCCGAAAGGCAGAAGTTTTGGAGGAATGGGAATGTGCCCCTATCACGTTTCCTGCTTTTTGGAGAGTCTGTCCTACCGATTTTCCCGTGACGATAACCGCCACGGTGGGACGGTGCAAGGTCTCCAGGATTTATGTGGATATAGGAAGCGCCGTTGACGTCTTATACGAACACTGCTTCTTACAGTTACCACAGGATGTGCAGGATAAGTTAAAACCACCGCTTCATCCCGTCGCGGGTTTCAAGGGAGAAACCACTTGGCCTTTGGGCCAGGTAAATATTGATGTTACGCTAGAAGAAAACAAGAAGCGGCTAACAGTAGCCCTGAATTTCGTGGTAGTTAGAAGCCAATCGAAGTATAACATTATCATGGGATGGAAAGCGTTGTGTGAATTCGGCGCTATAGTTTCTACGGTACACAGAATGATGAAATTCCCAACCCCGTTAGGCGTTGCAACCATTTACTCTGATCGAATACCGATTGTAGGCCAGGTCGAGCAACCGCTACAGGGGACGGCACCGGTTGAGCATGAGGGGAGTGTCATCATTAACCATTCCTTTCCCGAAAAGACGGTTCAGATTGGGCAAACGCTATCCGATGCGACGAAAAGCGCGTTATGTGAACTTTTGACAAATAACGCTGATGTATTCGCGTGGCAAGAGTCTGATATGAAGGGAGTACCCCGCACCGTAGCAGAACATCGCTTAAACGCTAACCCAAGTATAACTCCTGTGAGGCAAAAGAAATGGGGTATGGCTCCGGAACGTAGCGCCTTCTTAAAAAACGAGGTAGAAAAGTTAGTACAGGCAGACATACTACGTGAGGTTAAGTATTAG
- the LOC139847863 gene encoding endoglucanase 12-like gives MYAANHWGGSLEIANESDHEYQNRRNKNMEEMDRSSLYNLQSQQSGNLDETQQSWLLDPNEASRKKSKTRYVDLGCIVVKRKVLKWTLIVVLVAFVVIGLPIIIANSIPKHKSKPPPPDQYTQALHKALLFFNAQKSGKLPKNNGIKWRGNSGLQDGADATDVKGGLVGGYYDAGDNSKFHFPMSFAMTMLSWSVIEYEHKYKGIKEYDHARELIRWGTDYLLRTFNSSASKIDHIWGQVGGSLNASTMPDDHNCWERPEDMDYKRPSQRITSGADLAGEMTAALASASLVFKDDTAYSKKLVQGAATVWTFARDNGKRSRYSKGNLWIEPYYNSTGYYDEYIWGSAWMYYATGNASYLWLATNEGLPRHANALTDNPVQRVLSWDNKSPAAMLLLTRLRLFLNPGYPYEGLLARYHNATSLTMCSYFQQYQVFNWTKGGIIELSRGQPQNLQYVVNAVFLASLYADYLDAANLPGWYCDKTFFRLQTLRDFATSQMDYILGKNPMNMSYVVGHGKKYPTHVHHRGASIPNNNIKYTCKGGFQWLNTGKPNPNIITGAMVGGPDRFDKFRDVRSNYSYTEPTLAGNAGLVAALVSLTTTTGSDGVDRNSIFSSIPPLYPMAPPPPPPWKP, from the exons ATGTATGCTGCAAATCATTGGGGAGGATCATTAGAAATAGCAAATGAAAGTGATCATGAATATCAAAATAGAAGAAACAAAAACATGGAAGAAATGGATAGATCATCATTATATAATCTTCAAAGTCAACAAAGTGGCAACTTAGATGAAACTCAACAAAGTTGGTTGTTAGATCCAAATGAGGCTTCTAGGAAGAAAAGCAAGACAAGATATGTCGATTTAGGGTGCATCGTGGTGAAGCGAAAAGTCTTAAAATGGACGTTGATTGTTGTTTTGGTTGCGTTTGTTGTGATCGGTCTACCGATCATTATTGCAAACTCAATACCGAAACATAAATCAAAACCACCACCACCGGATCAGTACACTCAAGCATTGCATAAGGCTCTTTTGTTTTTCAATGCCCAAAAAT CCGGGAAGTTACCAAAGAACAACGGGATCAAATGGAGAGGGAATTCAGGGCTACAGGACGGAGCTGATGCAACGGATGTTAAAGGAGGATTGGTCGGAGGCTATTACGACGCCGGTGACAACAGCAAGTTCCATTTTCCGATGTCGTTTGCAATGACAATGTTAAGTTGGAGTGTGATTGAGTACGAGCATAAGTATAAAGGCATTAAAGAGTATGATCATGCTCGAGAGTTAATCAGGTGGGGAACTGATTACTTGCTTCGTACCTTCAACTCATCGGCTTCTAAAATTGACCACATTTGGGGTCAG GTGGGAGGATCTCTAAACGCTTCAACAATGCCCGATGACCACAACTGTTGGGAAAGGCCCGAAGACATGGACTACAAGCGACCGTCACAAAGGATTACATCAGGAGCCGATCTCGCAGGTGAAATGACAGCTGCATTAGCATCCGCATCCCTCGTTTTTAAAGACGACACCGCATACTCTAAGAAACTAGTACAAGGTGCCGCTACAGTATGGACGTTCGCTAGAGATAACGGTAAACGTAGCCGTTATTCTAAAGGCAATCTATGGATCGAACCTTACTACAACTCAACAGGTTACTATGATGAGTACATATGGGGTAGCGCTTGGATGTACTATGCAACCGGTAACGCTAGTTATTTATGGTTAGCGACTAACGAAGGACTACCTAGACACGCAAACGCGTTAACCGATAACCCTGTTCAACGAGTTCTTAGTTGGGATAATAAATCGCCTGCGGCTATGTTATTGTTAACTAGGCTTCGATTGTTTTTAAACCCTGGGTACCCGTATGAGGGGTTGTTAGCTAGATATCATAACGCTACCTCGCTAACCATGTGTTCGTACTTTCAACAATATCAAGTTTTCAATTGGACCAAAG GCGGGATAATCGAACTTAGTCGAGGACAACCTCAAAATCTACAATACGTCGTCAACGCTGTGTTTTTGGCTTCACTTTATGCTGAttatttggatgctgctaatcttCCTGGTTGGTATTGTGACAAGACGTTTTTTCGCTTGCAAACACTTCGCGATTTTGCCACTTCTCAG ATGGACTACATTTTGGGCAAAAACCCTATGAATATGAGCTATGTGGTCGGGCACGGAAAGAAATATCCAACACATGTTCACCATCGAGGTGCGTCGATACCAAATAACAATATCAAATACACATGTAAAGGTGGGTTTCAATGGTTGAATACCGGCAAACCTAACCCAAACATCATTACGGGAGCTATGGTTGGAGGTCCAGACCGTTTTGACAAGTTTAGGGATGTGCGTTCGAATTATAGCTACACGGAACCAACTTTGGCGGGAAATGCAGGTTTAGTTGCTGCACTTGTGTCACTCACAACAACCACAGGTAGCGATGGAGTTGACAGGAACTCTATCTTTTCGAGCATTCCACCATTGTATCCGATGGCTCCACCACCTCCACCACCATGGAAACCATGA
- the LOC139846995 gene encoding serine/arginine-rich splicing factor RSZ22A-like: MSRVYVGNLDPRVSEREIEDEFRTFGVIRSVWVARRPPGYGFVDFDDKRDAQDAIRELDGKNGWRVEMSHQSRGGGERGGGGGRGGGRGRSGGSDLKCYECGEPGHFARECRNGGGGGGRRRSRSRSPVARYRRSPSYGRRSYSPRGGRSPLRRSLSPPRRNNYSRSPPYRGRDEAPYANGNGLKDRRRSRS; this comes from the exons ATGTCTCGTGTTTATGTTGGTAATTTGGACCCTAGGGTTAGTGAAAGAGAAATCGAGGATGAATTTCGAACTTTTGGTGTCATCCGTAG CGTGTGGGTTGCAAGACGACCACCTGGCTATGGTTTTGTTGATTTTGATGACAAACGAGATGCTCAGGATGCCATCCGTGAACTTGATG GTAAGAATGGTTGGAGAGTAGAAATGTCTCATCAGTCTAGAGGAGGAGGAGAAAGAGGTGGCGGTGGAGGTCGTGGTGGTGGCCGGGGACGTTCCGGTGGCTCTGATTTAAAGTGCTACGAGTGTGGTGAGCCTGGTCATTTTGCCCGTGAGTGCCGTAATGGCGGAGGCGGCGGCGGCAGACGCCGTAGCAGAAGTCGAAGTCCGGTTGCTAGATATCGTCGTAGCCCTAGCTATGGTAGAAG GAGCTACAGTCCTCGTGGGGGCCGCTCCCCTCTGCGTCGTAGTTTGTCGCCACCTCGTAGGAATAACTACAGCAGGTCACCACCGTATCGTGGACGAGATGAGGCCCCATATGCAAACGg AAATGGGCTTAAGGACCGACGACGCAGCAGGAGTTGA